The following nucleotide sequence is from Nitratidesulfovibrio termitidis HI1.
CGTGGTGCGAGGCCACGGCCGGGCTCACCAGGTCGAGGGCGCGGGAAAAGGCCACGGTCAGGTCAATGAGCCTGACTTGCAAAGGCTGCTGCATGGGTGTGTCTCTGACGGGACGGACGGTCCACCGCGCTTTCCCCCGAAATGCGTGATGCCCGTTTACGTTCGCTGCGGTGCCGCAGGGTGCCGGTTGATTGTTGGATATGACTGCCGTGATGCGTGCCCCGGCATGCCAAAACTCGTCGTGCTCCCAGGGAGTGACCCTACCCGCCGCACTCGGCAGGATCACCCTGCAACTTGTCCAGCGCATGGGCCAGCGCGGGCAGCACGGCGGCAAGGTTTTCGGCCACGGCCTTGCGGCTGCCGGGCAGGTTGACGATGACCGCCCCGCCCAGGGTGCCCGCCACCGCGCGCGAGATGACCGCGTTGGGCGTCTTGGTCAGGCTGGCAGCCATCATGGCCTGCTCGAATCCGGGCAGACGCCGTTCGATGACCGCCAGGGTGGCTTCCGGCGTCACGTCGCGCGGGCCGATGCCGGTGCCCCCGGTGGTCAGGATGAGGTCGTAGCCCTGAGTCAGGGCCAGGTCCACCAGCAAGGCGCGCAGCCGCTGGCCGTCGTCGGGCAACAGGTAGCCGCGCTCGATGCACAAGGGCATGGCGCCGCGCACCATCTCGGCGATGGTGGGGCCGCTGGCGTCGTGGCGCAGCCCGGCCGCGCCCTTGTCGGAAAGGGTCACCCAGGCCAGGGCGCGCCCCTGACGCCGCGCCAGCAGATGCAGCACCCGGCCCCCCGGCTCGTCGCGCAGGGCTTCCACGAATACGCAGGCCCCGGCATGCGCCGAGCCCGAACGAGGCAGCAGGGTGCGCCCCACCACCTGAAACAGCGCATCGCCCATGGGGTCCAGCAGGGCGTCATGCAGGGTGGCGCCCACGGCCAGCCCCAGCACCACGTCCGCCTGCACGGCGGAGAGCGCGGGCAGCGCCCCCGGCAACCCCACGGGGCCAGCGGCCAGCGCGATGATGCCCCCCTTGGGCACGGGCATGGTGGCAACGTCAAGCATCACGCGGTCGTCGCCCATGGCGGCCTCCCTGCATGCATTGTGCATCATGGTCATGCTTCGAACTTCCCCCCGGAGGTGCGGACGAATTCTTGTACGGGCGGGGCCTGTTGGCCCTACCGGGCGTCGGGGCGGCACAGATGCTCGCCCATGGCGTCGTAAAAGGTCTGCGCGGCATCCTTGCAGCCCTTGCGGCTGTGGATGTTCACCCAGGTGTCTTCACAGTAGGCGTTCATGACCCGCAACTGCTCGTCCACGTTCAGGGCATCCACGCCCTTCACGCAGGCTTCCTCGGACAGGTAATGGCTGCCGCGCAGCGGAAAGCGCACCTGCGTGGCCTCGCACCCGCGCATGCAACCATTGCGGGTGAGCACGCCGTACTCGTCGTCCTGCTGGCAACGCTTCTGGCAGGCTCCCATCAGCGGATCGGTGGCCACGTGCGACAGCCCCCCGCGCCCGCCGCATCCGGCAAGCGAAAGAACCAGGACAAGGGCAGCCGAAGCAAGAACCGGCATGGCAATTCGCCGCATGAAAACCTCCGTTGAAGCTGCCGCACGGCGTGGGCCGTGCGTGGTCACGCACAGGTAAGACCGGATGGCCCCCGTGAACCGGACGGACAGGACTGATTAAACGGGCTGAACGGGCTGAACGGGCTGCATGGGCTGCACAGGCCAACCGCGCCAACCGGGCCAACCCGACTGGTCGACGCGGTCGTGATCAGCTTCGGTCAAGGGCGAGGCGCAGGCCGAAGCCCACCATCAGCCCGCCCACACCGCCTTCCAGGGCCCGTTGCACGCCGGGGCGCAACAACGTGGCGCGCGCCCGATGCACGGAAACCGACAGGAACGAAAACCACAGCACGGCCACCACGGCCTGCATGCCGCCGAACAGGCAGGCCCGGACAAAAGCGCCGCCCAACGCCGCCGCCCCGGAGGCGGCAACGCCGTCAGCCATGCCCCCGGCAGCCACCACGTTGGGCAGCACGGCCAGATAGAACACCGCCACCTTGGGATTCAGGACGTTGCTCAGAAAACCTTCCACCCACGCCCGGCGCACCATGCCGTGCGCGTTTGCGCAAGACGCGCGGTACGCCCGCCAATGGGCCGGTCCGGACGGCGCGGCGCCGGACGTTCCGCAGGCATCCGGCGTGACCGGGCCGTCATGCGCAATTGGCGCAATTGGCGCAATCGGCGCAATCGGCGCATCGGGAATGCCCTTCCACGCGCCGTGCAGGGCGCGCACGCCCAGCCATACCAGATAGGCGGCCCCCACCAGGCGCACCACGTGGAAGGCCCCGGCGGAATGCACCAGCACGGCGGATACGCCAAGGCCGGAACACACCACGTGCACCAGCAGCCCCGACACGCAGCCCAGCGTGGTGGCAACGCCACCCCGCGCACCCACGCGGAGCGAGTTGCGCACCACCAGCATGGTGTCCGGTCCGGGGGTTACCACCAGCAACGCGGCCAGGCCCAGAAAGGCCAGAAATTCATGATTCACGGCAAACCCTCGCACCGCAAACACCAGACGCGCCACCAGACGCGCCACCAGACGCATCACCAGACGCGTTCGCGGATGGGCGCGACTCTACCCGTTACACCGCACGGGGGCAACAGGGGGCACTGCCCACCCCGAAGTGGGGCGCACCGTGAAGACAACCGGGGCATCCATTGCATGGAATGCCCCGGAAATTGCCTGCGAGATGCGCGGTGTCTTTGCCTTTCAGAAGCCACGCCGAATCGCGTCAGGCTGTGTCGGGCCGCAGGATTTTCGTTCTCCGGCAAGAAAGATGAGCCAAGGCGAAATCTGACGCTCTGCTCTCGATGGCCGTATCGCTGCTGCCCCATCCGTACGGCTCGCTGACGCGCCTACGGCTGGGGCAAGGCTCGCAAGCTCGCCTAACGGCCACGCTTCACGCCCTTCGGGTCAGCACGCCAAAGGGCGATAAGGACGCGGCCTGAGCGAACTTACAATATCTGGCTCAGGAACAGCCTGGTCCGGTCATGCTCCGGCGCGGTAAAGAACTTGTCCGGCGACCCCACTTCCAGAATGGAGCCCTGGTCCATGAACACCACGCGGTCCGCCACTTCACGGGCAAAGCCCATCTCGTGGGTCACCACCACCATGGTCATGCCTTCGCGGGCCAGATTCTTCATGACGTCCAGCACCTCGCCCACCATTTCCGGGTCCAGGGCGCTGGTGGGTTCGTCGAACAGCATGGCCTTGGGGTCCATGGCCAGCGCACGGGCAATGGCCACGCGCTGCTGCTGCCCGCCGGAAAGCTGGTCCGGGTACACGCCGTGCTTGTCGGCAATGCCCACCTTGCGCAAAAGCTCCATGCCCTTCTTCTCGGCCTCGGCCTTGCCGCGCTTGCGCACGGTGGTCTGGGCCAGGGTCAGGTTCTCCAGCACGGTCAGGTGCGGAAACAGGTTGAACGACTGGAACACCATGCCGACCTCGGCCCGCACCTCGTTGATCTCGCAGTCCGGGTCCAGGATGTCGCGCCCCTCGATGAGGATGGCCCCTTCATCGGCGTATTCC
It contains:
- a CDS encoding amino acid ABC transporter ATP-binding protein; the protein is MINATNVHKFFYTPDKLHALCGVSLAVAPAEVVVIIGPSGSGKSTFLRCLNRLEYADEGAILIEGRDILDPDCEINEVRAEVGMVFQSFNLFPHLTVLENLTLAQTTVRKRGKAEAEKKGMELLRKVGIADKHGVYPDQLSGGQQQRVAIARALAMDPKAMLFDEPTSALDPEMVGEVLDVMKNLAREGMTMVVVTHEMGFAREVADRVVFMDQGSILEVGSPDKFFTAPEHDRTRLFLSQIL
- a CDS encoding LysE family translocator, with the protein product MNHEFLAFLGLAALLVVTPGPDTMLVVRNSLRVGARGGVATTLGCVSGLLVHVVCSGLGVSAVLVHSAGAFHVVRLVGAAYLVWLGVRALHGAWKGIPDAPIAPIAPIAPIAHDGPVTPDACGTSGAAPSGPAHWRAYRASCANAHGMVRRAWVEGFLSNVLNPKVAVFYLAVLPNVVAAGGMADGVAASGAAALGGAFVRACLFGGMQAVVAVLWFSFLSVSVHRARATLLRPGVQRALEGGVGGLMVGFGLRLALDRS
- a CDS encoding MogA/MoaB family molybdenum cofactor biosynthesis protein — encoded protein: MGDDRVMLDVATMPVPKGGIIALAAGPVGLPGALPALSAVQADVVLGLAVGATLHDALLDPMGDALFQVVGRTLLPRSGSAHAGACVFVEALRDEPGGRVLHLLARRQGRALAWVTLSDKGAAGLRHDASGPTIAEMVRGAMPLCIERGYLLPDDGQRLRALLVDLALTQGYDLILTTGGTGIGPRDVTPEATLAVIERRLPGFEQAMMAASLTKTPNAVISRAVAGTLGGAVIVNLPGSRKAVAENLAAVLPALAHALDKLQGDPAECGG